DNA sequence from the Pirellulales bacterium genome:
TCTGCACGACTTGCGTCGCGGGCAACAGCCGGCGATGCTCGGCCACGAGCCCCGACAGCAGGTGCGACTTGCCCAGTCCAGGCGCGCCGCAAAAGACGAGCGGGTTGTAAGGTTGTCGCGCGGGAGGCAACGCCGCCAGCACGGCGACGGCGGCGACGCGGTTCTCGTTCCCGACGACGAAGGGGCGCATCGCGGCGTCGCGAGAACGGCCGCGCGCAGCAGCCGCGCCCGAGGCGCGTCCCGACAAGGGGATCCGAAGCACACCGTTCGTCACTGCGGGTCCGTCCCACGCGCCTTGGTTCAGGCGCCAATTTCGACAGGATTCGCATGCCTGGATTGACCGGCGAAAGGCACCCCACCGCGACCGCGCGTTGGGTGTCTTTCGAAGCCCCCTGCGAACCCACAAAAACCGCTTCAAAAAGGCCGCCGCATTATAGCGAATGGTGGGTCGTCCGGCGAGCCGCGCCGGCTGAATTTCGAGCCCGTTTCGCCCCTTGCAGATGGCGGCAAACCTGGGCGATTTTCTCGAGCGCCTGCTCGACCTCGGCAGCCGTCGTCGTCCCCCCCAGGCTCAGCCGCAGGGCGCTCTCGAGGAGGGGTTCTGCGCAGCCCGCCGCCACGAGCGCCGGCGCGGGTTCACTCGACCCGCTCGCACAGGCCGAACCGGTCGAAACAGCAACCCCGGCTAGGTCCAGTGCCAGCAGCAGGGCCTGGCGATCGAGCCCCACCAGGCTGACGCACGTTGTATGGGGGAGCCGGGCAACCTGCTCGCCGTGAATGACGGCCTGGGGCCAAATCTGGCGCAGGCCTGCTTCCAACCGCTGGCGCAGCTCGCTGAGGCGCTGTTGCCGCGCGGATCGCTCCTGTTGCCAGCCTTCCAGGGCGCACCGCATCCCCACCGCCAGCGCCACCGATTCCGTACCAGGGCGAAGACCCCCCTGCTGGAAACCACCGAAGAGCAGCGGCTCGAGCGAGACCTCGGGCCGCACGACAAGCACGCCGACGCCGGGGGGGCCGTGAAACTTGTGGGCACTGGCCGAAAGGGCGGCCACGCCCAAGGCGCGGAAGTCGACGTCGATCTTGCCCACCCCTTGGACGGCGTCGGTGAACAGCGGCACGTTCCGCGCACGGCAGAGTGCGGAGAGCTCGGCGATCGGTTGCAGGATGCCGGTGTCGTTGTTGCCCAGCATGACGGCCACCAGGCGACCGCCAGGCTGAATCAACTCAGCGGCCGCCGCGAGATCGAGAATACCGTCGCGCGTGACGGGCAACGTGACGACCTGCTCGCCCCGCCGCCGCAGTTGCTCGGCCACTCCGGCGACGCTTGGGTGCTCGATGGCGGAAACGTAGATCGCCCCAGTCACGTTGGGGTTGAGCCCTCGCAGGGCGAGATTGTTGGCCTCGGTGGCGCCGCTGGTGAAGAGGATGCGGTCGCCGCGATGCGTGTCGACGTCGACCCCCAGGATTCGCCCGATCGTTTCCCGCGCGGCTTCGATCGTTTGGCGCGCGTGGCGTCCGGCGGCATGTTGACTGGCCGGGTTGCCATAGCCGGCGGCGGCACACTCGGCCATCGCCTCTGCCACCTGGGGCAAGAGGGGGGTCGTGGCGTTGTGATCGAGATAGATTTGGTCGCCGGTCATAGCGCCATTGTAGCAGCCAAGACAACGCCGAGGGGCATGGCACGACGAGGGTGGCACCGACCATGTTGCGACTCTTGATCGGCCAAGTTTGGAGGTCACTCCGCAACATGATCGTTGCCACCCTGGGTTTGCGCGGCCACGTTAGTTTCGCGGTGAGAAGAAGGCTCTACCGGCCGGGGTCTTGGATTCTTGGGTCGGTGGCGTCTTGGATGCCTTCGCCGATCAGGTTGTAAGCCAACACGGCGAGGAAGATGGCGGTGCCGGGAAAGACGATCAGCCACCAGAGCTGGTAGTTCGATCGACCGGCGCTGAGCAGCGTGCCCCAACTGGGGTTCGGCGGCGGGGCGCCGAAGCCGAGAAAGCTGAGGGCGGCCTCGGTCAGAATGGCCGACGCGATGCCGAAGCTGATCGGCACCAGAATCGGCGCCAGCGCGTTGGGCAGGATGTAGCGGAGCATGATGCGCAAGCGCGAGACGCCGATCGACTGCGCGGCGATGACAAAGTCGGCGTCGCGCAACTTCATGAACTCGGCGCGCGTCAGGCGCGCGATCGAGGTCCAGCCGGTGCAGCCGAGGATGGCCATCAGGTGCCAGATCGAGGGGCGCTCGAGGATGGCGATCAGCGCCAGGATCAGCACCAGCGACGGAATGCACATCACCAGCTCGATCACGCGGCTCAGGGCCATATCGGCCCAGCCGCCGAAGTAGCCGGCGATGGCACCGACGGTAATGCCGATGGCGGCGGCGATGCCCATCGAGACGAAGCCGACGGAGAGGGCGATCGTGGTGCCATGCACCATCTGGGCGAAGACGTCGAAGCCCTGCTGGTCGGCGCCGAACATGTTGTGGCGATTCGGCCGCCCCTGATCGCCGGTGGGATTGCCCGGTTGGTCGGGCCATTCCCCCTCGCGCACGCGGCGGTAGGGATCCTGGTAGACGAGTGGCCAGATGGCCCAACTGTCGGGATCGTTCTTCTTCAGGTTCTCGGGGTAAATCTTGCGGAATTTGTCCTTGTAGAAGATGCCATCGGGGTCTTCCCAGTTGCGGTTGAAGTAGCCGAGAGCGGGGAAGTAGAGCTGGCCCTTGTATTTGCAGACGATCGGCTTCGTGCCGGCGATGGCGGGGGCGAAGATGGCTACGATGGTGAGAAAAATCACATAGCCCAGCGCGATCATCGCCAGCTTGCGGCGACGAAAGCGGAGCCAGGCCTCGGCCCAGAAGCCGCGCGAACGCACGACCGGCGCCGCACTGGGGGCGGGCGCGGGAGCAGGCGGTTCGAGGGTCGTGGCGGGGGGTGACATCGAGCGTAACGTGAAGGATCCAGAGACGGTTTACGAGTAGCGGACGCGCGGATCGACGATGGCGTAGAGCATGTCGGCCAGCAGTTGCGCGACGAGGGTGAGCAACGAAAAGATGAGCGTCAGGCCCATGATCGTCGGGTAATCGCGCTCGCGGATCGACTCGAAGAAGAGGCGGCCCATGCCGGGCCAGGAAAAGATCTGCTCCAGGATCACCGAGCCGCTCAAGAGGGATGGCAACGTCAGCCCGAGCAGCGTGACGAAGGGGATGAGCGTATTGCGGAAGGCGTGATGCACGACGATGCGCAAGGGAGAGACCCCTTTGGCCCGGGCGGTGCGGATGTAGTCCTGCTTCATCACCTCCATCATGTTCGAGCGGATGAAGCGGCTTTCCATCGCCAATCCGCCGTAGGTGTAGCAGATGACGGGCAGCAGTGCGTGCCGGAAGAGATCCCAGGACTTGTCGAGAGTCGACATGTGTGCATAGTCGTCAGAGACCATGCCGAACAACGGCAGCCAGCCGAGCTTCACGGCGAAGATGATTTGGAGAAACAGCGCGGCGACGAAGGCCGGAAACGAGTAGAGCATGTACAAGAAGAGACTGAACGCGCGTTCGTCGGTCTTGCCGTTGCGCACCGTGGCGTAGAGGCCCAGGGGGATCGACAGCAGGTACGCGAGCACGAGCGACGTGAGCGAAATCGTCAGAGTCGGCGCGATGCGCTCTCGAATCAGGCGCGACACGGGTTGCTTGCGCGAGATGGATCGCCCCAGATCGAGCCGCGCGACATTGCTCAACCACTTGAAGTAGGCGACATGAACTTGATCGTTGAGTCCGAACTGCTCGCGCATGCGCTCGATTTCTTGTTTGTTGAGCGCGCGGCCGGGGTCCATTTGCTCGAGGGCGAAGACGGTGGGATCGCCCGGCATGAAACGGATCAGGCCATAGATGGCAAAAGTGATCAACAAGAGTGTCAGCGCACCGATGAGCAGACGGCGGATCACGTAGCTGAGCATGACGGTGGGCTGCGTGAAGGGTGTGCGTTCAGACTGCGGATGGGCTACAGGTACTACGCAGCGGACCTGGTTATTGGGCAGTGGACCAGATGGCGTCGAACCCGGGGCCGTAGTTGTAGGGTCCGCGCGGGCTGAACATGTAGCCGCGCAGATTTTTGTTGAAACCGTAAAACGAACTCTGAAAAAAGAGGAACGTGTACGGTTGATCTTTGTAGATCAGCTCGTGGATCTTGGCGTAGATGGCGGCGCGCTTTTCCCGGTCAAACTCGCGGCGACCCTGCTCGAAGAGCTTGTCGACCTCGGGATTCGAGTAGTTGACGAAGTTGCGCGCCTCGCCCGTCGCCCAGACATTCTCGGCCGTGTCGGGATCGGCTCCGGTGCCCCAGCCGCCGAAGTTCGCCTCGAATTTGTGCAGCAGTAAGCGCTCTTGCAGCACGGTCGTTTCGAGCGGCGTGACATTGCAGATGACGCCGATCTGGTCGAGGTTCTCCTTGAGCAGATTGCAGATCTTGATGCGCTCGGGCACGTTGGCGACGAGCAGATTGAACTCGAAGCGGACCATCTTGCCGCCGATCTCCTTATCGCGGACGCCATCGCCGTCGTGGTCCTCCCAGCCCGCCTCGTCGAGGAGTTGCTCGGCCTTGTCGAGGTCCTGGGTGAAGGGGGGCGCCGGGTTCTGGGGGGCCATCCAGGCGGTGTGATGGAAGATGCCATTCGACGGCTCGTTCAAACCGTAGAGCAGGTTGTCGAGCAGTTCGGTGTGATCGAACGCATACGACATGGCCGTCCGCACGCGCACATCCTTGAACAGGGGTGAGGAATTGTTCCAGCCGAAGTAGAAATAGAGCCACTCGAGTCCCGTGGCCTTCGTGTTGCGACGGTAGAAGTCGTCGTTCTCGGTTTGGGTCTTCCACTGCTCGGGGGTCAATTCGAGATCGTCGATATCGCCATTCTTGATCGCCAGGAGGGCCGTGTTGTTGTCTTCGATAATGCGAAAACGGATGGTCTTGAAGTAGGGCTTGTGGCGGACCTGCTTGCCCTCGTGCATGTACCATTCGTCGCGGCGTTCGAGGACGATTTCTTGTCCCCGCACACGGCTTTTGATCTGGTAGGGGCCGTTCACGATGGGGGAGTTTTCGAGCCGTACGTGCTCGTCGGAGTTTTGCAGGCTGGGATCGGCGTCGAGGGTCTTTTCGTAGATGTGCTTCGGCACGATGGGAAAGTTGACGTTCCAGATGTTCGTGGCCAGCGGTTCTTTGTGAAAATAGACCAGCGTGTAGTCGTCGTAGGCCTCGACCCAGCGAATCTTGTCCGTGCCGGAGCGCACCGCGGGGATCGGCACGCGGGGGTCCATGATCGTCTGGAAGCTGAAGACGACGTCGTGGGCCGTGACCGGCGTGCCGTCCGACCAGGTGAGGTCGCTGCGGATGACGACCTTGTCGTACATGTAATCGTCGCTCGTCTGCCACGATTCGACCGTCGACGATACGGCGAAGGGGGTCATGTTCCAGTCAAAGCCGAACAGCCCGGCGCCGGTCATGCCGATGACGTCGAACTCCGCCGTCGAGCTGATCATGATCGGGTTCGTGCTCTTCACGTCGCCACGCAGCCAGCGATTGATCGTGGCGTTGTAGTTCACGTCGGCGTCGCTT
Encoded proteins:
- a CDS encoding peptide ABC transporter substrate-binding protein, producing the protein MPGPMTLSSPVGKLSAQRLAWLVAMGLLVLQAGCGGKPSDAPNTTEATELRDDAQQTPATPEQPTTLEPFDAPTLAELNDKVSWIDHTPVDSLEQYKTYLAQQPKLATVEEALKLRNTSEEANDKILSALGRPPESDADVNYNATINRWLRGDVKSTNPIMISSTAEFDVIGMTGAGLFGFDWNMTPFAVSSTVESWQTSDDYMYDKVVIRSDLTWSDGTPVTAHDVVFSFQTIMDPRVPIPAVRSGTDKIRWVEAYDDYTLVYFHKEPLATNIWNVNFPIVPKHIYEKTLDADPSLQNSDEHVRLENSPIVNGPYQIKSRVRGQEIVLERRDEWYMHEGKQVRHKPYFKTIRFRIIEDNNTALLAIKNGDIDDLELTPEQWKTQTENDDFYRRNTKATGLEWLYFYFGWNNSSPLFKDVRVRTAMSYAFDHTELLDNLLYGLNEPSNGIFHHTAWMAPQNPAPPFTQDLDKAEQLLDEAGWEDHDGDGVRDKEIGGKMVRFEFNLLVANVPERIKICNLLKENLDQIGVICNVTPLETTVLQERLLLHKFEANFGGWGTGADPDTAENVWATGEARNFVNYSNPEVDKLFEQGRREFDREKRAAIYAKIHELIYKDQPYTFLFFQSSFYGFNKNLRGYMFSPRGPYNYGPGFDAIWSTAQ
- a CDS encoding ABC transporter permease, whose translation is MLSYVIRRLLIGALTLLLITFAIYGLIRFMPGDPTVFALEQMDPGRALNKQEIERMREQFGLNDQVHVAYFKWLSNVARLDLGRSISRKQPVSRLIRERIAPTLTISLTSLVLAYLLSIPLGLYATVRNGKTDERAFSLFLYMLYSFPAFVAALFLQIIFAVKLGWLPLFGMVSDDYAHMSTLDKSWDLFRHALLPVICYTYGGLAMESRFIRSNMMEVMKQDYIRTARAKGVSPLRIVVHHAFRNTLIPFVTLLGLTLPSLLSGSVILEQIFSWPGMGRLFFESIRERDYPTIMGLTLIFSLLTLVAQLLADMLYAIVDPRVRYS
- a CDS encoding cysteine desulfurase; translation: MTGDQIYLDHNATTPLLPQVAEAMAECAAAGYGNPASQHAAGRHARQTIEAARETIGRILGVDVDTHRGDRILFTSGATEANNLALRGLNPNVTGAIYVSAIEHPSVAGVAEQLRRRGEQVVTLPVTRDGILDLAAAAELIQPGGRLVAVMLGNNDTGILQPIAELSALCRARNVPLFTDAVQGVGKIDVDFRALGVAALSASAHKFHGPPGVGVLVVRPEVSLEPLLFGGFQQGGLRPGTESVALAVGMRCALEGWQQERSARQQRLSELRQRLEAGLRQIWPQAVIHGEQVARLPHTTCVSLVGLDRQALLLALDLAGVAVSTGSACASGSSEPAPALVAAGCAEPLLESALRLSLGGTTTAAEVEQALEKIAQVCRHLQGAKRARNSAGAARRTTHHSL
- a CDS encoding ABC transporter permease, whose translation is MSPPATTLEPPAPAPAPSAAPVVRSRGFWAEAWLRFRRRKLAMIALGYVIFLTIVAIFAPAIAGTKPIVCKYKGQLYFPALGYFNRNWEDPDGIFYKDKFRKIYPENLKKNDPDSWAIWPLVYQDPYRRVREGEWPDQPGNPTGDQGRPNRHNMFGADQQGFDVFAQMVHGTTIALSVGFVSMGIAAAIGITVGAIAGYFGGWADMALSRVIELVMCIPSLVLILALIAILERPSIWHLMAILGCTGWTSIARLTRAEFMKLRDADFVIAAQSIGVSRLRIMLRYILPNALAPILVPISFGIASAILTEAALSFLGFGAPPPNPSWGTLLSAGRSNYQLWWLIVFPGTAIFLAVLAYNLIGEGIQDATDPRIQDPGR